A portion of the Meriones unguiculatus strain TT.TT164.6M chromosome 11, Bangor_MerUng_6.1, whole genome shotgun sequence genome contains these proteins:
- the LOC110546741 gene encoding alpha-1,3-mannosyl-glycoprotein 4-beta-N-acetylglucosaminyltransferase-like protein MGAT4E produces MRCSIRQCFRTFVILIFLWFFIILRIPEEMDDVKNVVVNYGSKKNPKSLEDWQTITSKYLGKTHWRRKTWLTVGITSESRQGHRGLLDTLASLYHVLSTAEQKQITVLVHLADSDPSWLRDTVLHISSLYRSQILTGHLLLIHAPSSAYPTVNSVQEISHGHIYSKQNVDHAFLMSFATKLSTYFLLIEDDVICAPNFVNHIRSKVTNRKPNTWVLIEFSNMGFLGKLFHSRDLPLLAHFLLLFHQERPLNWLIHHFCTILAQQSPILCRPFLFYHRLPHFAFENKTLTGQEEGPRGPDNLPGTVFTDMRLSGVYSPQEAYTLDESFFLTYNVSTGNYLTVILNHTADLNRVQVRTGSITDGDYILEKGQVELGYSPEGTPPNCTRFTLLGHLAQGQLDHIVLKGSGNQVKCVKLAVNANQVGGLMIRHIYLWGSETPETESWSELMVNYDMNN; encoded by the exons ATGCGCTGTTCCATCAGACAGTGCTTCAGAACTTTTGTGATCCTCATATTTCTGTGGTTCTTCATCATCCTGAGAATCCCGGAGGAAATGGATGATGTCAAAAACGTG GTAGTCAATTATGGCAGTAAGAAGAACCCCAAATCACTAGAAGACTGGCAGACCATCACCTCCAAATATTTGGGAAAAACCCATTGGAGAAGAAAAA CATGGCTGACAGTGGGGATCACCTCAGAGTCACGACAGGGTCACCGAGGCCTCCTGGACACGTTGGCCTCCCTGTACCATGTCTTGTCCACAGCCGAGCAGAAACAAATCACAGTGCTGGTCCACCTGGCTGATTCTGATCCCAGCTGGCTCAGGGATACTGTGCTTCATATTTCAAGTCTCTACAGGTCACAGATCTTGACAGGGCATTTGCTACTGATCCACGCCCCATCCAGTGCCTACCCTACCGTGAACAGTGTCCAGGAGATCTCTCACGGGCACATCTACTCAAAGCAGAATGTAGATCATGCCTTCCTGATGAGCTTTGCCACAAAGCTCTCCACTTACTTCCTATTGATAGAGGACGATGTCATTTGTGCCCCCAATTTTGTCAACCACATTCGATCAAAGGTGACCAACAGGAAGCCCAACACCTGGGTGCTCATTGAGTTCTCTAATATGGGCTTCCTTGGCAAACTTTTCCACAGCAGGGACCTGCCACTCCTGgcccatttcctcctcctcttccaccaggAACGACCTCTCAACTGGCTGATCCATCATTTCTGTACCATCCTGGCCCAGCAAAGCCCAATCCTCTGCAGACCATTTCTCTTCTACCACAGGTTGCCTCACTTCGCTTTTGAGAACAAGACCTTAACAGGCCAGGAAGAAGGTCCTCGTGGTCCTGATAACCTCCCTGGAACTGTTTTCACAGACATGAGACTCTCTGGTGTTTATTCCCCACAGGAGGCCTACACTCTGGATGAGTCTTTCTTTTTGACCTACAACGTCAGCACAGGGAACTACTTGACAGTGATTTTGAACCACACAGCGGACCTGAACAGGGTGCAAGTAAGAACAGGCTCCATCACAGATGGAGACTACATCCTAGAAAAAGGACAGGTGGAGCTAGGCTACAGTCCTGAAGGAACGCCCCCAAACTGTACCAGATTCACGCTGCTGGGCCATCTGGCGCAAGGACAGCTGGATCACATCGTTCTGAAGGGCAGTGGGAACCAAGTAAAATGCGTGAAGCTGGCAGTGAATGCTAATCAGGTTGGTGGCCTCATGATCAGGCACATCTACCTCTGGGGGTCCGAAACACCTGAAACGGAAAGCTGGTCAGAGTTGATGGTAAATTACGATATGAACAATTGA